Proteins encoded by one window of Arabidopsis thaliana chromosome 2, partial sequence:
- the SOS1 gene encoding sodium proton exchanger, putative (NHX7) (SOS1) (SALT OVERLY SENSITIVE 1 (SOS1); FUNCTIONS IN: sodium:hydrogen antiporter activity; INVOLVED IN: in 7 processes; LOCATED IN: plasma membrane, chloroplast envelope; EXPRESSED IN: 26 plant structures; EXPRESSED DURING: 13 growth stages; CONTAINS InterPro DOMAIN/s: Cyclic nucleotide-binding (InterPro:IPR000595), Cation/H+ exchanger, conserved region (InterPro:IPR018422), Cation/H+ exchanger (InterPro:IPR006153), Cyclic nucleotide-binding-like (InterPro:IPR018490), RmlC-like jelly roll fold (InterPro:IPR014710), Na+/H+ exchanger, isoforms 7/8, conserved region (InterPro:IPR018418); BEST Arabidopsis thaliana protein match is: Na+/H+ exchanger 8 (TAIR:AT1G14660.1); Has 30201 Blast hits to 17322 proteins in 780 species: Archae - 12; Bacteria - 1396; Metazoa - 17338; Fungi - 3422; Plants - 5037; Viruses - 0; Other Eukaryotes - 2996 (source: NCBI BLink).), with protein sequence MTTVIDATMAYRFLEEATDSSSSSSSSKLESSPVDAVLFVGMSLVLGIASRHLLRGTRVPYTVALLVIGIALGSLEYGAKHNLGKIGHGIRIWNEIDPELLLAVFLPALLFESSFSMEVHQIKRCLGQMVLLAVPGVLISTACLGSLVKVTFPYEWDWKTSLLLGGLLSATDPVAVVALLKELGASKKLSTIIEGESLMNDGTAIVVFQLFLKMAMGQNSDWSSIIKFLLKVALGAVGIGLAFGIASVIWLKFIFNDTVIEITLTIAVSYFAYYTAQEWAGASGVLTVMTLGMFYAAFARTAFKGDSQKSLHHFWEMVAYIANTLIFILSGVVIAEGILDSDKIAYQGNSWRFLFLLYVYIQLSRVVVVGVLYPLLCRFGYGLDWKESIILVWSGLRGAVALALSLSVKQSSGNSHISKETGTLFLFFTGGIVFLTLIVNGSTTQFVLRLLRMDILPAPKKRILEYTKYEMLNKALRAFQDLGDDEELGPADWPTVESYISSLKGSEGELVHHPHNGSKIGSLDPKSLKDIRMRFLNGVQATYWEMLDEGRISEVTANILMQSVDEALDQVSTTLCDWRGLKPHVNFPNYYNFLHSKVVPRKLVTYFAVERLESACYISAAFLRAHTIARQQLYDFLGESNIGSIVINESEKEGEEAKKFLEKVRSSFPQVLRVVKTKQVTYSVLNHLLGYIENLEKVGLLEEKEIAHLHDAVQTGLKKLLRNPPIVKLPKLSDMITSHPLSVALPPAFCEPLKHSKKEPMKLRGVTLYKEGSKPTGVWLIFDGIVKWKSKILSNNHSLHPTFSHGSTLGLYEVLTGKPYLCDLITDSMVLCFFIDSEKILSLQSDSTIDDFLWQESALVLLKLLRPQIFESVAMQELRALVSTESSKLTTYVTGESIEIDCNSIGLLLEGFVKPVGIKEELISSPAALSPSNGNQSFHNSSEASGIMRVSFSQQATQYIVETRARAIIFNIGAFGADRTLHRRPSSLTPPRSSSSDQLQRSFRKEHRGLMSWPENIYAKQQQEINKTTLSLSERAMQLSIFGSMVNVYRRSVSFGGIYNNKLQDNLLYKKLPLNPAQGLVSAKSESSIVTKKQLETRKHACQLPLKGESSTRQNTMVESSDEEDEDEGIVVRIDSPSKIVFRNDL encoded by the exons atgacGACTGTAATCGACGCGACGATGGCGTATAGATTTCTGGAGGAAGCGACCgattcgtcttcttcttcttcttcttccaaactAGAATCTAGCCCTGTCGACGCCGTTCTCTTCGTCGGAATGTCTCTGGTACTCGGTATTGCTTCTAGGCACTTGCTTCGTGGAACTAGGGTTCCTTACACTGTCGCTCTTCTCGTTATCGGAATTGCTCTTGGATCTCTCG AATATGGAGCTAAACATAACCTTGGAAAGATCGGCCATGGAATTCGTATCT GGAATGAGATCGATCCAGAACTTCTTTTAGCTGTTTTTCTTCCGGCTCTTCTTTTCGAGAGTTCGTTTTCAATGGAAGTTCACCAAATTAAG AGGTGTCTGGGACAAATGGTGTTACTTGCTGTCCCTGGAGTTCTTATTTCAACAGCTTGTCTTGGATCGCTTGTGAAG GTCACGTTTCCGTATGAATGGGACTGGAAAACGTCCTTGTTGCTTGGGGGACTTTTAAGTGCTACTGATCCGGTTGCTGTTGTTGCTTTGCTAAAGGAGCTTGGTGCTAGTAAGAAGCTAAGCACCATAATTGAAGGGGAATCCCTGATGAATGATGG GACGGCGATTGTTGTTTTCCAGTTATTCTTAAAGATGGCTATGGGGCAAAACTCTGACTGGAGTTCTATAATCAAATTTCTGCTTAAAGTCGCACTTGGAGC TGTAGGCATTGGTCTGGCGTTTGGCATTGCATCAGTTATTTGGCTCAAGTTCATATTCAATGACACTGTAATAGAGATTACTCTTACAATTGCAGTGAGCTATTTCGCATACTACACT GCTCAAGAGTGGGCTGGGGCTTCTGGTGTTTTGACGGTCATGACTTTGGGCAT GTTTTATGCTGCATTTGCAAGGACAGCCTTTAAAGGTGACAGTCAAAAAAGCTTGCATCACTTCTG GGAAATGGTTGCATATATTGCAAACACTTTGATATTTATCCTCAG TGGTGTTGTCATTGCTGAAGGCATTCTCGACAGTGATAAGATTGCCTACCAAG GGAATTCATGGCGATTTCTTTTTCTGCTATACGTTTACATCCAACTATCgcgtgttgttgttgttggagttCTATATCCACTTTTATGTCGTTTTGGCTATGGTTTGGATTGGAAAGAATCCATTATACTCGTATGGTCTGGTTTGAGGGGCGCAGTGGCTCTTGCACTTTCTTTATCCGTGAAG CAATCAAGCGGAAATTCACATATCAGCAAGGAGACTGGAACATTG tttcttttcttcacgGGTGGAATTGTGTTCCTAACTCTGATAGTTAATGGATCCACTACCCAATTTGTTCTACGCCTTCTTCGCATGGATATTTTACCAGCCCCCAAG AAACGAATATTGGAATATACAAAGTACGAAATGTTGAATAAGGCCTTACGAGCGTTTCAAGATCTAGGAGACGATGAGGAGCTAGGACCTGCTGACTGGCCTACAGTTGAAAGTTATATTTCAAGCCTAAAAGGTTCAGAAGGGGAACTAGTTCATCATCCTCACAATGGCTCTAAAATTGGAAGTCTTGACCCTAAAAGTTTAAAGGACATACGTATGCGGTTCTTAAATG GTGTGCAAGCAACTTACTGGGAGATGCTTGATGAGGGCAGAATATCTGAAGTTACTGCTAATATTTTGATGCAGTCAGTGGATGAGGCGCTTGATCAGGTTTCTACAACTTTATGTGATTGGAGAGGTCTAAAACCACATGTCAATTTCCCAAATTACTACAACTTTCTTCATTCTAAAGTTGTCCCACGCAAGTTGGTCACATACTTTGCTGTCGAAAGACTAGAATCTGCTTGCTACATTTCTGCTGCGTTTCTTCGCGCACATACAATTGCACGACAGCAATTGTATGATTTTCTAG GGGAGAGTAATATTGGTTCCATTGTAATCAATGAAAGTGAAAAGGAAGGAGAGGAAGCAAAAAAGTTCTTGGAAAAAGTCCGATCTTCATTTCCTCAG GTTCTCCGTgttgtgaaaacaaaacaagtaacaTATTCAGTGTTGAATCATTTACTCGGTTACATTGAAAACCTCGAGAAGGTTGGCTTGttggaggaaaaagaaatcGCTCATCTTCATGATGCTGTCCAG ACCGGCTTGAAAAAGCTTTTGAGAAACCCTCCAATAGTTAAACTTCCAAAATTGAGCGACATGATCACCTCACATCCGTTATCGGTTGCTCTTCCTCCTGCATTTTGTGAACCTTTAAAACACTCGAAAAAAGAACCAATGAAACTGCGTGGTGTCACGCTTTATAAAGAAGGTTCAAAGCCAACTGGAGTCTGGCTTATTTTTGATGGCATCGTTAAG TGGAAAAGTAAGATCTTAAGCAACAATCACTCGCTGCATCCAACTTTTTCTCACGGTAGTACATTGGGACTCTACGAAGTCCTCACTGGGAAGCCATATCTGTGCGACTTGATTACAGATTCTATGGTTCTTTGCTTTTTCATTGATAGCGAGAAAATTCTATCACTACAATCAGATTCTACCATCGATGATTTCCTTTGGCAG gaAAGTGCATTGGTTCTTCTCAAACTCTTGCGTCCTCAGATATTTGAAAGTGTGGCAATGCAAGAATTACGAGCCCTTGTTTCAACTGAAAGCTCGAAACTTACAACATATGTGACGGGAGAATCAATCGAAATCGACTGCAACAGCATTGGTTTATTATTAGAAGGATTCGTAAAACCGGTTGGTATCAAAGAAGAGCTTATATCATCTCCCGCCGCATTATCACCTTCTAACGGGAATCAAAGCTTCCATAATTCATCAGAAGCTTCAG GTATCATGAGAGTCAGTTTCTCACAACAAGCAACACAGTATATTGTTGAGACGAGAGCAAGAGCAATCATCTTCAACATTGGAGCATTTGGAGCTGATAGGACTCTACATCGAAGACCATCTTCGTTAACACCACCACGTAGCTCAAGCTCTGATCAGCTTCAGAGATCATTTCGTAAAGAACACAGAGGTCTCATGAGCTGGCCTGAAAATATTTACgccaaacaacaacaagagatCAATAAAACGACATTAAGTTTATCTGAACGAGCAATGCAACTCAGCATTTTCGGCAGCATG GTTAATGTGTACAGAAGGAGTGTAAGTTTCGGTGGGATCTATAATAACAAGTTACAAGATAACTTGTTGTACAAAAAACTTCCACTAAACCCAGCTCAAGGTCTCGTTTCAGCCAAATCAGAAAGTTCAATTGTGACCAAGAAGCAGCTTGAAACCCGTAAACATGCGTGTCAGCTTCCTCTGAAAGGGGAAAGCAGCACAAGGCAAAATACGATGGTTGAATCaagcgatgaagaagatgaagatgaaggaatCGTTGTGAGAATCGATTCTCCGAGTAAAATCGTTTTCAGGAACGATCTATGA
- a CDS encoding XRI1-like protein, with amino-acid sequence MSELLYSLPTWDIHNLGSLFKPDFNLDTCGFMNRSPEHIFGSPEIDYSDVSTGYLEDALIESGERSKRRRLLFEDPSKSFNDDDSQNDWGLHESYSCLNSQFVTPHVNTGERISGVSYCQETISNVYESPDTSVSYDKIYVREKSPTEPSSSNCGNKNKRLITKLVYPFGLVKPGGRENDVTLNDINERILMAPSRPIRHPVGDFASRPCVSGRGPGLSGKAVVALTKIQTQGRGTITIIRTKG; translated from the exons atgagtGAGCTTCTCTACTCTCTCCCCACTTGGGATATCCATAACCTTGGATCACTCTTCAAGCCCGATTTTAATCTTg ATACATGTGGTTTCATGAATAGATCGCCGGAACATATTTTCGGATCACCGGAGATTGATTACTCCGACGTCTCCACAGGTTACCTCGAAGACGCACTTATCGAGTCCGGTGAGAGAAGCAAAAGGAGACGTCTCTTGTTCGAGGATCCGTCCAAATCTTTTAACGATGATGATTCGCAg AACGATTGGGGCCTGCATGAGAGTTATAGCTGTTTGAATAGTCAGTTTGTCACTCCACATGTTAACACAG GTGAACGTATAAGTGGAGTCAGTTACTGTCAGGAGACGATATCGAATGTTTACGAGTCTCCCGACACTTCTGTCTCTTATGACAAAATTTATGTTCGAGAAAAATCTCCAACCGAACCATCCTCATCCAACTGTGGtaataagaacaaaagacTAATCACGAAACTAGTGTACCCATTTGGATTGGTGAAACCAGGTGGTCGAGAAAATGATGTAACCCTAAATGATATCAACGAGAGAATTTTGATGGCTCCATCTCGACCGATTCGACATCCGGTAGGAGACTTTGCCTCTCGACCATGTGTCTCTGGCCGTGGACCGGGCCTCTCCGGAAAAGCTGTGGTGGCTCTTACTAAGATCCAAACACAAGGGAGGGGTACAATTACTATAATCAGAACTAAGGGGTAA
- a CDS encoding XRI1-like protein (unknown protein; BEST Arabidopsis thaliana protein match is: unknown protein (TAIR:AT1G14630.1); Has 118 Blast hits to 118 proteins in 14 species: Archae - 0; Bacteria - 0; Metazoa - 0; Fungi - 0; Plants - 118; Viruses - 0; Other Eukaryotes - 0 (source: NCBI BLink).), which yields MNRSPEHIFGSPEIDYSDVSTGYLEDALIESGERSKRRRLLFEDPSKSFNDDDSQNDWGLHESYSCLNSQFVTPHVNTGERISGVSYCQETISNVYESPDTSVSYDKIYVREKSPTEPSSSNCGNKNKRLITKLVYPFGLVKPGGRENDVTLNDINERILMAPSRPIRHPVGDFASRPCVSGRGPGLSGKAVVALTKIQTQGRGTITIIRTKG from the exons ATGAATAGATCGCCGGAACATATTTTCGGATCACCGGAGATTGATTACTCCGACGTCTCCACAGGTTACCTCGAAGACGCACTTATCGAGTCCGGTGAGAGAAGCAAAAGGAGACGTCTCTTGTTCGAGGATCCGTCCAAATCTTTTAACGATGATGATTCGCAg AACGATTGGGGCCTGCATGAGAGTTATAGCTGTTTGAATAGTCAGTTTGTCACTCCACATGTTAACACAG GTGAACGTATAAGTGGAGTCAGTTACTGTCAGGAGACGATATCGAATGTTTACGAGTCTCCCGACACTTCTGTCTCTTATGACAAAATTTATGTTCGAGAAAAATCTCCAACCGAACCATCCTCATCCAACTGTGGtaataagaacaaaagacTAATCACGAAACTAGTGTACCCATTTGGATTGGTGAAACCAGGTGGTCGAGAAAATGATGTAACCCTAAATGATATCAACGAGAGAATTTTGATGGCTCCATCTCGACCGATTCGACATCCGGTAGGAGACTTTGCCTCTCGACCATGTGTCTCTGGCCGTGGACCGGGCCTCTCCGGAAAAGCTGTGGTGGCTCTTACTAAGATCCAAACACAAGGGAGGGGTACAATTACTATAATCAGAACTAAGGGGTAA
- the GAD3 gene encoding glutamate decarboxylase 3 (glutamate decarboxylase 3 (GAD3); FUNCTIONS IN: calmodulin binding; INVOLVED IN: carboxylic acid metabolic process, glutamate metabolic process, glutamate decarboxylation to succinate; LOCATED IN: cellular_component unknown; CONTAINS InterPro DOMAIN/s: Pyridoxal phosphate-dependent transferase, major domain (InterPro:IPR015424), Pyridoxal phosphate-dependent decarboxylase (InterPro:IPR002129), Glutamate decarboxylase (InterPro:IPR010107), Pyridoxal phosphate-dependent transferase, major region, subdomain 1 (InterPro:IPR015421); BEST Arabidopsis thaliana protein match is: glutamate decarboxylase 4 (TAIR:AT2G02010.1); Has 2817 Blast hits to 2814 proteins in 863 species: Archae - 192; Bacteria - 1666; Metazoa - 146; Fungi - 354; Plants - 282; Viruses - 7; Other Eukaryotes - 170 (source: NCBI BLink).), translating to MVLSKTASKSDDSIHSTFASRYVRNSISRFEIPKNSIPKEAAYQIINDELKFDGNPRLNLASFVTTWMEPECDKLMMESINKNNVEMDQYPVTTDLQNRCVNMIARLFNAPLGDGEAAIGVGTVGSSEAVMLAGLAFKRQWQNKRKALGLPYDRPNIVTGANIQVCLEKFARYFEVELKEVKLREGYYVMDPDKAVEMVDENTICVVAILGSTLTGEFEDVKLLNDLLVEKNKKTGWDTPIHVDAASGGFIAPFLYPDLEWDFRLPLVKSINVSGHKYGLVYAGIGWVVWRTKTDLPDELIFHINYLGADQPTFTLNFSKGSSQVIAQYYQLIRLGFEGYRNVMDNCRENMMVLRQGLEKTGRFNIVSKENGVPLVAFSLKDSSRHNEFEVAEMLRRFGWIVPAYTMPADAQHVTVLRVVIREDFSRTLAERLVADFEKVLHELDTLPARVHAKMASGKVNGVKKTPEETQREVTAYWKKFVDTKTDKNGVPLVASITNQ from the exons ATGGTTTTATCTAAGACAGCTTCCAAATCCGATGATTCAATCCATTCAACTTTTGCTTCCCGTTATGTCCGCAACTCTATCTCACG ATTCGAAATACCTAAGAACTCGATCCCTAAGGAAGCAGCATACCAAATCATCAACGACGAGCTCAAGTTTGACGGTAACCCGAGGCTAAACCTGGCCTCCTTTGTGACCACTTGGATGGAGCCAGAATGTGACAAGCTCATGATGGAATCCATCAACAAGAACAACGTTGAGATGGACCAATACCCTGTTACCACCGACCTTCAGAATCGATGCGTTAACATGATTGCGCGTCTCTTCAACGCGCCTTTAGGTGACGGTGAAGCCGCCATTGGTGTTGGCACGGTGGGGTCATCGGAGGCAGTGATGTTGGCCGGACTGGCCTTTAAGAGACAGTGGCAGAACAAGCGTAAGGCCCTAGGGCTGCCTTATGATAGACCTAATATTGTAACCGGAGCCAATATTCAg GTTTGCTTGGAGAAATTTGCAAGGTATTTTGAAGTGGAGCTTAAGGAAGTGAAGCTGAGAGAAGGATATTACGTGATGGACCCTGACAAAGCGGTTGAAATGGTAGACGAAAACACTATATGCGTCGTGGCCATCCTCGGTTCGACACTAACCGGAGAATTCGAAGACGTTAAGCTCCTCAACGACCTTTTAGTcgagaaaaacaagaaaaccgg aTGGGATACGCCGATTCACGTGGACGCAGCGAGTGGTGGGTTTATTGCTCCCTTCTTGTATCCGGACTTGGAGTGGGATTTCCGGTTACCGTTGGTTAAGAGCATAAATGTGAGTGGTCACAAATACGGTTTGGTTTACGCCGGTATCGGTTGGGTCGTATGGAGAACCAAAACCGATTTGCCTGATGAACTTATCTTCCATATCAATTATCTTGGAGCTGATCAACCCACATTTACCCTCAACTTCTCTAAAG GGTCAAGTCAAGTGATTGCTCAGTACTACCAGTTGATTCGTCTTGGATTCGAG ggATATCGCAACGTGATGGATAATTGCCGCGAGAACATGATGGTACTAAGACAAGGATTAGAGAAAACGGGACGTTTTAACATCGTCTCCAAAGAAAACGGTGTTCCGTTAGTGGCGTTTTCTCTCAAAGATAGTAGCCGCCACAACGAGTTCGAGGTGGCCGAAATGCTTCGTCGCTTCGGCTGGATCGTTCCGGCCTACACGATGCCTGCGGATGCGCAACATGTCACGGTCCTTCGAGTTGTTATCCGAGAAGATTTCTCTCGAACCTTAGCTGAGAGATTGGTAGCCGATTTCGAGAAGGTTCTACACGAGCTCGATACGCTTCCCGCGAGGGTTCACGCCAAGATGGCTAGTGGAAAAGTTAACGGTGTTAAGAAGACGCCAGAGGAGACGCAAAGAGAAGTCACGGCCTACTGGAAGAAGTTTGTGGACACTAAGACTGACAAGAACGGCGTTCCGTTAGTAGCAAGTATTACCAATCAATGA